One window of Pirellulales bacterium genomic DNA carries:
- a CDS encoding carbohydrate-binding family 9-like protein — protein MTWLARRRRPGILLAMLLAINIAGPDRSARSDEAPPAMPELRVPRTEDFEVTGDGQAPAWKKTEWTSLARRGKAGADYQSRFKVLYSATGLYVLMDGTDTKLTTTMKEDFLDLWNEDCFEFFLWPDERQSIYFEYEISPLGYELPILIPNVEGKFLGWRPWHYEGDRKIRKQTVVVGGVKDSGAKVTGWTAEIFVPYKLLEPLGNVPPRPGTRWRANFYRMDYDNDRETSWDWARVGLSFHEYEKFGTLVFGE, from the coding sequence ATGACATGGCTCGCTCGACGCCGCAGGCCGGGAATCCTTTTGGCCATGCTCTTGGCCATTAACATCGCCGGACCTGATCGTTCCGCCCGCTCTGATGAGGCACCACCCGCCATGCCTGAACTGCGCGTTCCCCGTACCGAAGATTTCGAAGTGACAGGCGACGGCCAAGCGCCCGCCTGGAAAAAGACCGAGTGGACCTCGCTCGCCCGGCGAGGCAAGGCCGGCGCCGACTATCAGTCGCGATTCAAAGTGCTGTACTCAGCAACCGGCCTGTACGTACTGATGGACGGAACGGACACGAAGCTGACCACGACGATGAAGGAAGATTTCCTCGACCTTTGGAACGAGGACTGCTTTGAATTCTTCCTCTGGCCCGACGAGCGGCAATCGATTTATTTCGAGTACGAAATCTCGCCACTGGGATACGAGTTGCCAATTCTAATTCCCAACGTCGAAGGGAAGTTCCTTGGCTGGCGCCCCTGGCATTACGAAGGGGATCGCAAGATACGCAAGCAGACGGTCGTCGTGGGCGGCGTCAAGGATTCGGGCGCCAAGGTCACCGGCTGGACGGCAGAAATCTTCGTCCCCTACAAACTGCTGGAACCGTTGGGCAACGTTCCGCCACGACCGGGCACCCGCTGGCGCGCCAACTTCTACCGCATGGACTATGACAACGACCGCGAGACCAGTTGGGACTGGGCGCGCGTCGGTCTCAGTTTTCATGAGTATGAGAAGTTCGGCACGCTGGTATTCGGCGAGTAG
- the proB gene encoding glutamate 5-kinase, with amino-acid sequence MTDLLRQEIATAADIVVVKVGTRVLTTPEGTLDEARIAALAEEIHQLMAGGRKVAVVSSGAVGAGMGRLGMKTRPRDLAQLQAVAAMGQSYLVQVYDRSLRAFGRHAAQILLTANDLDDRTRYLNVRNTIFTLFELGAVPIINENDTVSVEELQTTFGDNDRLAAMVTNLIRAPLLVLLSDVDGLYDGDPRAPGAKLVSTVTRLDESVMALVRDIKTGLSKGGMASKLAAARMATVSGENVVIANGRQPGNLLKIVAGEPVGTLVVAQGNVITSRKRWIGFTAQPRGHLVLDDGARRAVERQGRSLLAIGIVEATGNFKKGDVVSLRDRTGSEFARGLINYPAEEVSRIKGLKTDAIASALGHCPYEEVIHRDNMAVTTLATPE; translated from the coding sequence ATGACCGACCTACTGCGGCAGGAAATCGCCACGGCGGCCGACATCGTGGTCGTCAAGGTCGGCACCCGCGTGCTAACGACCCCCGAGGGCACGCTCGACGAGGCGCGAATCGCGGCCCTTGCCGAGGAGATCCATCAACTGATGGCCGGTGGGCGCAAAGTGGCGGTCGTCAGCTCGGGTGCGGTCGGCGCCGGAATGGGCCGCCTTGGCATGAAAACTCGCCCCCGCGACCTGGCCCAACTGCAGGCCGTGGCCGCGATGGGGCAAAGCTATCTCGTCCAGGTCTACGACCGCTCACTTCGCGCCTTCGGACGACATGCCGCGCAGATTCTGCTGACGGCCAATGACCTCGACGATCGCACGCGTTACCTGAACGTTCGCAATACGATCTTCACGCTTTTCGAACTCGGCGCCGTGCCGATCATCAACGAAAACGACACTGTCAGCGTCGAGGAACTGCAGACCACCTTCGGCGACAACGATCGGCTGGCCGCCATGGTCACCAACCTGATCCGCGCGCCCTTGCTCGTGCTGCTCTCTGACGTTGACGGGCTTTACGATGGCGACCCGCGCGCCCCAGGGGCGAAACTCGTCTCAACCGTGACCCGGCTTGACGAATCCGTAATGGCCCTGGTGCGCGACATCAAGACGGGGCTCAGCAAAGGGGGCATGGCCAGCAAGCTGGCCGCCGCGCGCATGGCCACGGTGTCGGGCGAGAATGTCGTCATCGCCAATGGTCGCCAGCCCGGCAACCTGTTGAAAATCGTGGCCGGCGAGCCCGTGGGTACGTTGGTCGTTGCGCAAGGAAACGTCATTACCTCGCGCAAGCGATGGATCGGCTTCACGGCCCAACCGCGCGGGCACCTGGTGCTCGACGACGGCGCCCGCCGCGCGGTCGAACGTCAAGGGCGCAGCCTATTGGCGATCGGCATCGTCGAGGCGACGGGCAATTTCAAAAAAGGGGACGTTGTCTCGTTGCGCGACCGGACCGGTAGCGAGTTCGCGCGGGGTCTGATTAATTACCCCGCAGAAGAGGTATCGCGCATCAAGGGCTTGAAAACCGACGCCATTGCTTCGGCGTTAGGGCATTGCCCTTACGAAGAGGTGATCCACCGGGACAACATGGCTGTGACCACGCTGGCCACGCCGGAATAA
- the nagB gene encoding glucosamine-6-phosphate deaminase gives MATTLPFTAAPAARRVPGAQTPCYIFDSNRELARHVAHTIAGVIRERNSFGQMAVLGLPTGSTPLGIYRELIRLHQEEGLDFSGVVTFNLDEYFGIQPDQLQSYHRWMHDHFLRHVNIAPENVHIPDGTVALDDVDDFCRRYEAAIERAGGIDVQLLGIGRNGHIGFNEPFSLRNSRTRLATLDPITRKDAASDFFSEENVPTQALTMGLGTILEARKIVLVALGEHKATIIREAVEGPLTDRVPASLLRDHADATILVDDAAAGQLTGVATPWLLGPVEWTDMMIKRAVLWLSQQTGKALLKLDDQDYRDYNLHRLLRHHGPAPSLSHRVFRWMMDTIEYHPAGRETKRVICFSPHPDDDVISMGGTLIRLVEDHHEVHVAYMTSGNIAVFDHDAQRIADLVVEFNRRFGIDVDRSQEVESQVNQALAAKAPGEPDIDAVLRIKALIRWSEAKAGALVCGCREEHLHFLDLPFYRTGTIAKNPVGDEDVRLIRELLDRVKPDQVYIAGDLSDPHGTHRVCAEAIIRTLKQIEADTGSRPEALLYRGAWQEWPPHEIDLAVPLSPRDLKQKKAAIFRHESQKDSALFPGPDAREFWQRAEDRNRHTADVYNQLGLPEFYALEGFVRWTGEPI, from the coding sequence ATGGCAACTACCCTCCCCTTCACTGCTGCACCGGCCGCCCGCCGCGTACCGGGCGCGCAAACCCCCTGCTACATCTTCGACTCGAACCGCGAACTAGCACGGCATGTCGCGCATACAATCGCCGGCGTGATTCGCGAACGAAATTCATTCGGTCAAATGGCAGTCCTCGGGTTGCCGACCGGTTCGACACCGCTGGGGATTTACCGCGAGCTGATCCGCCTGCACCAGGAAGAGGGACTCGATTTCTCGGGCGTGGTCACCTTCAACTTGGACGAATATTTCGGCATTCAACCGGACCAGTTGCAGAGCTATCACCGCTGGATGCACGATCATTTTCTAAGGCACGTCAACATCGCCCCGGAAAACGTCCACATTCCTGATGGAACTGTCGCGCTGGATGACGTGGACGACTTCTGCCGCCGCTACGAAGCCGCGATCGAGCGCGCCGGCGGCATCGACGTTCAACTATTGGGCATCGGCCGCAACGGACACATCGGCTTCAACGAGCCATTCAGCCTGCGCAACAGCCGCACCCGGCTGGCCACGCTCGACCCGATCACGCGCAAAGACGCCGCCAGCGATTTCTTCAGCGAAGAGAACGTTCCCACCCAGGCCCTGACGATGGGTTTGGGCACCATTCTCGAGGCTCGCAAGATTGTGCTCGTGGCGCTCGGCGAGCACAAAGCCACGATCATTCGCGAAGCGGTCGAAGGGCCGCTGACGGATCGCGTGCCGGCTAGCCTGCTGCGAGATCATGCCGACGCCACGATCCTTGTCGACGATGCCGCGGCCGGCCAACTCACCGGGGTTGCCACTCCTTGGCTGCTCGGTCCGGTGGAATGGACCGACATGATGATCAAGCGGGCCGTGCTGTGGCTGTCGCAACAGACTGGCAAGGCGCTTTTGAAGCTCGATGATCAGGATTATCGCGACTACAACCTGCACCGCTTGCTGCGACATCACGGACCTGCGCCGAGCCTTTCGCACCGCGTTTTCCGCTGGATGATGGATACGATCGAATACCATCCAGCGGGCCGCGAAACGAAGCGAGTGATTTGCTTCAGCCCGCATCCAGACGACGACGTGATCAGCATGGGGGGCACGCTGATCCGCCTGGTCGAGGACCATCATGAGGTCCATGTCGCTTACATGACCAGCGGCAACATCGCCGTCTTCGATCACGACGCGCAGCGGATTGCCGACCTGGTCGTTGAGTTCAATCGTCGCTTCGGCATCGACGTCGATCGTTCGCAAGAGGTTGAATCCCAGGTTAATCAGGCTCTGGCCGCCAAGGCCCCTGGCGAGCCCGATATCGACGCCGTGCTGCGTATCAAGGCGCTGATTCGCTGGAGCGAAGCCAAGGCAGGCGCACTCGTGTGCGGCTGCCGCGAGGAACATCTACACTTCCTCGACCTTCCCTTCTACCGCACCGGCACGATCGCTAAGAATCCGGTCGGAGACGAAGACGTGCGGCTGATTCGCGAATTGCTCGATCGGGTGAAGCCAGACCAGGTCTACATCGCGGGCGACCTATCCGATCCGCACGGCACCCATCGCGTTTGTGCCGAGGCGATCATTCGCACGCTGAAACAGATCGAAGCGGATACCGGCAGCCGGCCCGAAGCCCTGCTCTATCGCGGCGCATGGCAAGAGTGGCCGCCGCACGAGATCGACCTGGCGGTCCCCTTGAGCCCGCGCGACTTGAAGCAGAAAAAGGCCGCCATCTTTCGCCATGAGTCGCAAAAGGACTCGGCGCTTTTCCCAGGCCCGGACGCGCGCGAGTTTTGGCAGCGGGCCGAGGACCGTAATCGGCACACGGCCGACGTCTACAACCAACTCGGCCTGCCCGAGTTCTACGCCCTGGAAGGCTTCGTCCGCTGGACCGGCGAGCCGATCTAG
- a CDS encoding sialidase family protein has translation MTIPRRLMFALAGTLLALTTPAIAAENDISIERVIGTEFPGKYKHPATIEELANGDLYIAYYGGDGEYAEQTACYGMRRKKGETKWSSPEVIADTPFHSDGNAVVWQAPDGLVWLFYVCRFGDTWSTSRIKGKISRDGAHTWSDSFMVALEEGMMVRGRPIVLADGDYLLPIYHETGFDQEKVGEDSVSLFLRFDPKTKKWSESSRIHSRMGNIQPAVAQISDKDLIAYCRRGGSYAPIKDGFVVRSESHDGGRTWSEGQDSQFPNPNAAVDFLRLQNGHLLLVFNDSMDDRTPLTVAISADNDKSWPHRRNIATGKDSFGYPYVIQGKDGKIHLVYTSQARSVINHATFDESAISK, from the coding sequence ATGACGATTCCTCGCCGCTTGATGTTCGCCCTGGCCGGTACTTTGCTTGCCCTTACGACGCCGGCGATTGCTGCCGAAAACGATATTTCGATCGAACGAGTGATCGGCACCGAGTTTCCCGGCAAGTACAAGCATCCGGCTACGATCGAGGAACTGGCCAATGGCGATCTTTACATTGCCTATTATGGCGGTGATGGGGAGTACGCCGAGCAGACGGCCTGCTACGGCATGCGGCGCAAGAAGGGGGAAACCAAATGGTCCTCGCCCGAGGTTATCGCCGACACGCCGTTTCATTCCGACGGTAACGCTGTGGTCTGGCAAGCTCCTGATGGGCTTGTGTGGCTGTTCTATGTCTGCCGATTCGGCGACACCTGGAGCACGTCGCGCATCAAGGGGAAAATCTCGCGCGACGGTGCGCACACGTGGAGTGACTCGTTCATGGTCGCGCTGGAAGAGGGGATGATGGTGCGCGGCCGACCGATCGTGCTGGCCGACGGTGATTACCTGTTGCCGATTTATCACGAGACTGGCTTCGACCAGGAGAAGGTCGGCGAGGATAGCGTGTCGTTGTTCCTGAGATTCGATCCAAAGACGAAGAAATGGAGCGAAAGCAGTCGCATTCACTCGCGGATGGGGAACATCCAACCGGCCGTGGCGCAGATTTCGGACAAGGATCTGATCGCTTATTGTCGTCGTGGCGGAAGTTACGCGCCGATTAAGGACGGGTTTGTCGTCCGTAGCGAATCGCACGACGGTGGGCGCACCTGGAGTGAAGGGCAAGACTCGCAATTTCCCAATCCCAACGCCGCCGTGGACTTTCTACGGCTGCAGAATGGCCATTTGCTGTTGGTCTTCAACGACAGCATGGACGACCGCACGCCGCTAACGGTCGCTATCTCGGCCGACAACGACAAAAGTTGGCCGCATCGCCGCAATATCGCGACGGGCAAGGATTCTTTCGGCTATCCGTACGTGATCCAAGGGAAGGATGGCAAGATTCATCTCGTCTATACGTCGCAGGCGCGTAGCGTGATCAATCATGCGACGTTCGACGAGAGCGCGATCTCGAAGTAG